A stretch of Eleutherodactylus coqui strain aEleCoq1 chromosome 2, aEleCoq1.hap1, whole genome shotgun sequence DNA encodes these proteins:
- the LOC136613118 gene encoding protocadherin gamma-C5-like, with protein MDIRGFCQCWKWQVVCSFLLCSWGWVSGQLRYSIVEEPEPGTLVGNVAQDLGIKRAELSQRRIHLRSEQSQQYFSVNQDNGGLVVKGRIDRESLCGSSPRCLLQLEVVAENPLELISLEIEILDINDNSPTFSSNHRIIEITEVFTTPGARFALEIAEDLDVGVNGVSQYTLNTNPYFSLSVKTHKDGTLIPQLILEKVLDREEKQEHHLILTAIDGGEPARSGTCRITVLVLDINDNPPVFNQSVYKVSIRENLPLKTVILTLNATDQDDGANGEIEFSFDDHTFKSAKRLFALNQQTGDIYVNGLVDFEELNFYELSIKAIDKGLPKLEGNCIVHVEVEDVNDNLPEITFSTVTNNIPENALIGTVVGFINVNDKDSGKNGEIRLNLSPNVPFRIRSNQNRYALVTDGNLDREETPQYTIELTASDLGSPPLYSKTSVTLRVSDINDNAPLFTQSTYNAFIKENSDPGTLLCTVSASDLDEGVNSDLVYSIVESQIDGSSVSSFVYIHSNDGNIYAQRSFDYEQIQVLQITIKVEDSGSPQLSSTVPVFLFILDTNDNPPTLLYPEHSEDLIVQERIPKSTSAGYLVTKLSAVDLDSGHNAWLLFTLIHPINYSSFQVSKHTGEVRTVRGFQEAENMEQQLVISISDQGSPPLSTTVTVLVSMADEVIVERPKSGDFLTNSKPPSDMTLYLIISLVAISLVSLVTFMILLVKCLRKDSYDWSSSCCLLGGSQSKAYTDQYQPALYLNTDGTLKYMEVRMVPPGSQGQSYQTHLPPAPEQQDFSIVQPLDFPKLKDLVQDISAEGNYTSDPSNVSESYKVSNAVSSIFTEMLCRMITIL; from the coding sequence ATGGACATCAGAGGCTTTTGTCAGTGCTGGAAATGGCAAGTAGTCTGCTCCTTTCTCCTTTGTAGCTGGGGCTGGGTCTCTGGGCAGCTGCGTTATTCTATTGTTGAGGAGCCTGAGCCGGGGACATTGGTAGGAAATGTAGCTCAGGATCTGGGGATAAAACGTGCAGAGCTCTCTCAGCGCAGGATCCATCTGAGATCTGAGCAATCCCAACAATATTTCAGTGTAAATCAGGACAATGGAGGGTTGGTTGTGAAGGGGAGGATTGATAGGGAGAGCCTGTGTGGATCTAGTCCCCGCTGCTTACTGCAGTTAGAGGTTGTGGCTGAGAATCCTCTGGAGCTTATTAGCCTGGAGATAGAGATTCTGGATATTAATGATAATTCTCCAACATTCTCATCTAATCATCGTATTATAGAGATCACAGAGGTGTTTACAACTCCCGGTGCTCGGTTTGCATTAGAGATTGCAGAGGATTTAGATGTTGGTGTGAATGGTGTCAGTCAGTATACACTGAATACAAATCCTTATTTCTCTTTGTCTGTGAAGACTCATAAAGACGGAACGCTCATCCCTCAGCTGATACTAGAGAAGGttctagatagagaagagaaacaaGAACATCACCTCATTCTCACAGCTATTGATGGAGGAGAACCGGCCAGATCAGGGACCTGCAGAATAACAGTCCTTGTATTAGATATTAATGATAATCCTCCAGTCTTTAATCAGTCAGTTTATAAAGTCAGTATAAGGGAGAATCTGCCATTGAAAACTGTCATATTAACCCTGAATGCCACAGATCAGGATGACGGAGCAAATGGGGAGATTGAGTTCTCCTTTGATGATCATACATTCAAATCTGCCAAAAGATTATTTGCTTTAAATCAGCAAACTGGAGACATTTATGTTAATGGACTTGTGGATTTTGAAGAGTTAAATTTTTATGAATTATCCATTAAGGCAATAGACAAAGGACTCCCCAAATTAGAGGGGAACTGTATAGTTCATGTGGAGGTGGAAGATGTCAATGATAATCTCCCAGAAATTACATTTTCCACAGTGACTAATAATATCCCAGAAAATGCCCTAATAGGGACAGTTGTAGGATTTATTAATGTAAATGACAAGGATTCTGGGAAGAATGGAGAAATAAGACTAAATCTATCACCAAATGTGCCTTTTAGAATAAGATCTAATCAGAATCGTTATGCATTGGTGACAGATGGGAATCTGGATAGAGAGGAAACCCCCCAATACACTATAGAGCTGACAGCCTCTGATTTAGGGTCTCCTCCTCTATACAGTAAAACCAGCGTCACCCTCAGGGTGTCAGATATTAATGATAATGCTCCGCTGTTCACACAGTCTACTTATAATGCTTTCATTAAGGAGAACAGTGACCCAGGGACTCTCCTATGTACAGTATCTGCTAGCGACCTAGATGAGGGGGTTAATTCTGATCTGGTTTACTCCATAGTGGAGAGTCAGATTGACGGctcctctgtctcctcctttGTCTACATTCATTCTAATGATGGGAATATATACGCTCAGCGCTCCTTTGACTATGAGCAGATCCAGGTTTTACAAATCACCATAAAGGTGGAAgactcaggatctcctcagttaTCTTCCACTGTTCCCGTCTTTCTCTTCATTCTGGATACAAATGACAATCCCCCCACCCTGCTGTATCCAGAACACTCTGAAGACCTCATTGTCCAAGAGAGGATCCCAAAGTCTACAAGTGCCGGATATCTGGTGACAAAACTGTCTGCAGTGGATCTGGACTCTGGTCACAATGCCTGGCTGCTGTTTACTCTCATCCACCCCATCAATTACTCATCATTTCAAGTGTCTAAACACACCGGAGAGGTGAGAACTGTAAGAGGATTCCAGGAAGCCGAGAACATGGAGCAACAACTTGTCATTTCCATCAGTGATCAGGGGAGTCCTCCATTATCCACCACAGTGACGGTACTTGTCAGTATGGCAGATGAGGTTATAGTGGAAAGACCCAAATCTGGGGACTTCCTGACAAATTCCAAACCCCCATCAGATATGACTCTGTATTTAATCATCTCCCTGGTGGCCATCAGCTTAGTGTCACTTGTTACCTTCATGATATTATTGGTGAAGTGTCTGAGGAAGGACAGTTATGATTGGAGCAGTAGTTGCTGTTTACTTGGTGGATCCCAATCCAAAGCCTACACAGATCAGTATCAGCCGGCTCTGTACCTGAACACAGACGGGACCTTAAAGTACATGGAGGTCAGGATGGTTCCTCCAGGGTCCCAGGGGCAGAGTTACCAAACTCATTTACCCCCGGCCCCGGAACAGCAAGATTTCAGTATTGTGCAGCCTTTGGATTTCCCCAAACTAAAGGATCTAGTTCAGGATATTTCTGCAGAGGGCAATTATACAAGTGATCCCAGCAATGTAAGTGAAAGTTACAAAGTATCTAATGCAGTCAGCTCTATTTTCACTGAAATGTTGTGTAGAATGATTaccattctgtaa
- the LOC136613119 gene encoding protocadherin gamma-C5-like, translated as MDNKGFCQCWKWQVVCFFLLCSWGWVSGQLRYSIVEESEPGTLVGNVAQDLGIKRAELSQRRIHLRSEQSQQYFSVNQDNGGLVVKERIDRESLCGSSPRCLLQLEVVAENPLELISLEIEILDINDNSPTFSSKDRVVEITEVFITPGARFALEIAKDLDVGVNGVSQYTLNTNPYFSLSVKTHKDGTLIPQLILEKVLDREEKQEHHLILTAIDGGEPARSGTCRITVLVLDINDNLPVFNQSVYKVSIRENLPLKTVILTLNATDQDDGANGEIEFSFDDHTFESAKKLFALNQQTGDIYINELIDFEELNFYELSIKAEDKGLPKLEGNCIVHVEVEDVNDNPPEITFSSVTNNIPENALIGTVVGFIYVNDKDSGKNGEIRLNLSPNVPFRIRSNQNRYALVTDGDLDREETPQYTIELTASDLGYPPLYSKTSVTLRVSDINDNAPLFTQSTYNAFIKENSDPGTLLCTVSASDLDEGVNSDLVYSIVESQIDGSSVSSFVYIHSNDGNIYAQRSFDYEQIQVLQITIKVEDSGSPQLSSTVPVFLFILDTNDNPPTLLYPEHSEDLIVQERIPKSTSAGYLVTKLSAVDLDSGHNAWLLFTLIHPINYSSFQVSKHTGEVRTIRGFQEAENMEHQLVISISDQGSPPLSTTVTVLVSMADEVIVERPKSGDFLTNSKPPSDMTLYLIISLVAISLVSLVTFIILLVKCLRKDSYDWGSSCCLLGGSQSKPYTDQYQPALYLNTDGTLKYMEVRMVPPGSQGQSYQTHLPPAPEQQDFSIVQPVNYPQLKDIYQEASSEGESLNDPNNVSGNVIVL; from the coding sequence ATGGACAACAAAGGCTTTTGTCAGTGCTGGAAATGGCAAGTAGTCTGCTTCTTTCTCCTTTGTAGCTGGGGCTGGGTCTCTGGGCAGCTGCGTTATTCTATTGTTGAGGAGTCTGAGCCGGGGACATTGGTAGGAAATGTAGCTCAGGATCTGGGGATAAAACGTGCAGAGCTCTCTCAGCGCAGGATCCATCTGAGATCTGAGCAATCCCAACAATATTTCAGTGTAAATCAGGACAATGGAGGGTTGGTTGTGAAGGAGAGGATTGATAGGGAGAGCCTGTGTGGATCTAGTCCCCGCTGCTTACTGCAGTTAGAGGTTGTGGCTGAGAATCCTCTGGAGCTTATTAGTCTGGAGATAGAGATTCTGGATATTAATGATAATTCTCCCACATTCTCATCTAAAGATCGTGTTGTAGAGATCACAGAGGTGTTTATCACTCCTGGTGCTCGGTTTGCATTAGAGATTGCAAAGGATTTAGATGTCGGTGTGAATGGTGTCAGTCAGTATACACTGAATACAAATCCTTATTTCTCATTGTCTGTGAAGACTCATAAAGATGGAACGCTCATCCCTCAGCTGATACTAGAGAAGGttttagatagagaagagaaacaaGAACATCACCTCATTCTCACAGCTATTGATGGAGGAGAACCGGCCAGATCAGGGACCTGCAGAATAACAGTCCTTGTATTAGATATTAATGATAATCTTCCAGTCTTTAATCAGTCAGTTTATAAAGTCAGTATAAGGGAGAATCTGCCATTGAAAACTGTCATATTAACCCTGAATGCGACAGATCAGGATGACGGAGCAAATGGGGAAATCGAGTTCTCCTTTGATGATCACACATTTGAGTCAGCTAAAAAATTATTTGCTTTAAATCAGCAAACTGGAGACATTTATATCAATGAACTTATAGATTTTGAAGAGTTAAATTTTTATGAATTATCCATCAAGGCAGAAGATAAAGGACTCCCTAAATTAGAGGGGAACTGTATAGTTCATGTGGAAGTGGAAGATGTCAATGATAATCCCCCAGAAATTACATTTTCCTCAGTGACTAATAATATCCCAGAAAATGCCCTAATAGGGACAGTtgtaggatttatttatgtaaatgACAAGGATTCTGGAAAGAATGGAGAAATAAGACTAAATCTATCACCAAATGTGCCTTTTAGAATAAGATCTAATCAGAATCGTTATGCATTGGTGACAGACGGGGATCTGGATAGGGAGGAAACCCCCCAATACACTATAGAGCTGACAGCCTCTGATTTAGGGTATCCTCCTCTATACAGTAAAACCAGCGTCACCCTCAGGGTGTCAGATATTAATGATAATGCTCCGCTGTTCACACAGTCTACTTATAATGCTTTCATTAAGGAGAACAGTGACCCAGGGACTCTCCTATGTACAGTATCTGCTAGCGACCTAGATGAGGGGGTTAATTCTGATCTGGTTTACTCCATAGTGGAGAGTCAGATTGACGGctcctctgtctcctcctttGTCTACATTCATTCTAATGATGGGAATATATACGCTCAGCGTTCCTTTGACTATGAGCAGATCCAGGTTTTACAAATCACCATAAAGGTGGAAGACTCAGGATCCCCACAGTTATCTTCCACTGTTCCCGTCTTTCTCTTCATTCTGGATACAAATGACAATCCCCCCACCCTGCTGTATCCAGAACACTCTGAAGACCTCATTGTCCAAGAGAGGATCCCAAAGTCTACAAGTGCCGGATATCTGGTGACAAAACTGTCCGCAGTGGATCTGGACTCTGGTCACAATGCCTGGCTGCTGTTTACTCTCATCCACCCCATCAATTACTCATCATTTCAAGTGTCTAAACACACCGGAGAGGTGAGAACTATAAGAGGATTTCAGGAAGCCGAGAACATGGAGCACCAACTTGTCATTTCTATCAGTGATCAGGGGAGTCCTCCATTATCCACCACAGTGACGGTACTTGTCAGTATGGCAGATGAGGTTATAGTGGAAAGACCCAAATCTGGGGACTTCCTGACAAATTCCAAACCCCCATCTGATATGACTCTGTATTTAATCATCTCCCTGGTGGCCATCAGCTTAGTGTCACTTGTTACCTTCATTATATTATTGGTGAAGTGTCTGAGGAAGGACAGTTATGATTGGGGCAGTAGTTGCTGTTTACTTGGTGGATCCCAATCCAAACCCTACACAGATCAGTATCAGCCGGCTCTGTACCTGAACACAGACGGGACCTTAAAGTACATGGAGGTCAGGATGGTTCCTCCAGGGTCCCAGGGGCAGAGTTACCAAACTCATTTACCCCCGGCCCCGGAACAGCAAGATTTCAGTATTGTGCAGCCTGTGAATTATCCTCAACTAAAGGATATATATCAAGAAGCCTCATCTGAGGGGGAATCACTGAATGATCCAAACAATGTAAGTGGTAATGTTATAGTTTTATAA
- the LOC136613120 gene encoding protocadherin gamma-C5-like produces MDIRGFCQCWKWQVVCSFLLCSWGWVSGQLRYSIVEESEPGTLVGNVAQDLGIKRAELSQRRIHLRSEQSQQYFSVNQDNGGLVVKERIDRESLCGSSPRCLLQLEVVAENPLELISLEIEILDINDNSPTFLSYDYNIEITELLTTPGTRFALEIAEDLDVGVNGVSQYTLNANPYFSLSVKNRKDGTLIPQLILEKVLDREEKQEHHLILTAIDGGEPARSGTCRITVLVLDINDNPPVFNQSVYKVSIRENLPLKTVILTLNATDQDDGANGEIEYSYDGHTSKSARHFFTLKENSGEIYVNGIIDFEEKSFYELSVKAIDKGLPRLQGDCLIQVEIEDINDNSPEITFTSVANDIPENALIGTIVGFINVNDKDSGKNGEIRLNLSPNVPFRIRSHQNRYALVTDGNLDREETPQYTIELTASDLGSPPLYSKTSVTLRVSDINDNAPLFTQSTYNAFIKENSDPGTLLCTVSASDLDEGVNSDLVYSIVESQIDSSSVSSFVYIHSNDGNIYAQRSFDYEQIQVLQITIKVVDSGSPQLSSTVPVFLFILDTNDNPPTLLYPEHSEDLIVQERIPKSTSAGYLVTKLSAVDLDSGHNAWLLFTLIHPINYSSFQVSKHTGEVRTVRGFQEAENMEQQLVISISDQGSPPLSTTVTVLVSMADEVIVERPKSGDFLTNSKPPSDMTLYLIISLVAISLVSLVTFMILLVKCLRKDSYDWGSSCCLLGGSQSKPYTDQYQPALYLNTDGTLKYMEVRMVPPGSQGQSYQTHLPPVPEQQDFSIVQPVNYPQLKDIYQEASSEGESLNDPNNVSGDIIV; encoded by the coding sequence TGAGCCGGGGACATTGGTAGGAAATGTAGCTCAGGATCTGGGGATAAAACGTGCAGAGCTCTCTCAGCGCAGGATCCATCTGAGATCTGAGCAATCCCAACAATATTTCAGTGTAAATCAGGACAATGGAGGGTTGGTTGTGAAGGAGAGGATTGATAGGGAGAGCCTGTGTGGATCTAGTCCCCGCTGCTTACTGCAGTTAGAGGTTGTGGCTGAGAATCCTCTGGAGCTTATTAGTCTGGAGATAGAGATTCTGGATATTAATGATAATTCTCCCACATTCTTGTCATATGATTACAATATTGAGATCACAGAGCTTCTAACAACTCCTGGCACTCGGTTTGCATTAGAGATTGCTGAGGATTTAGATGTCGGTGTGAATGGTGTCAGTCAGTATACACTGAATGCAAATCCTTATTTCTCATTGTCTGTGAAGAATCGTAAGGACGGAACGCTCATCCCTCAGCTGATACTAGAGAAGGttttagatagagaagagaaacaaGAACATCACCTCATTCTCACAGCTATTGATGGAGGAGAACCGGCCAGATCAGGGACCTGCAGAATAACAGTCCTTGTATTAGATATTAATGATAATCCTCCAGTCTTTAATCAGTCGGTTTATAAGGTCAGTATAAGGGAGAATCTGCCATTGAAAACTGTCATATTAACCCTGAATGCAACAGATCAGGATGACGGAGCAAATGGGGAGATTGAGTATTCCTATGATGGCCACACATCTAAATCGGCAAGACATTTTTTTACTTTGAAAGAAAATAGTGGTGAGATTTATGTCAATGGAATTATTGATTTTGAAGAAAAAAGCTTTTATGAATTATCTGTTAAGGCAATAGACAAAGGACTTCCAAGATTACAAGGCGACTGCCTTATACAAGTGGAAATAGAAGATATAAATGATAATTCCCCTGAAATTACATTTACCTCAGTGGCTAATGATATTCCGGAAAATGCCCTAATAGGGACAATTGTAGGATTTATTAATGTAAATGACAAGGATTCTGGAAAGAATGGAGAAATAAGACTAAATCTATCACCAAATGTGCCTTTTAGAATAAGATCTCATCAGAATCGTTATGCATTGGTGACAGACGGGAATCTGGATAGAGAGGAAACCCCCCAATACACTATAGAGCTGACAGCCTCTGATTTAGGGTCTCCCCCTCTATACAGTAAAACCAGCGTCACCCTTAGGGTGTCAGATATTAATGATAATGCTCCGCTGTTCACACAGTCTACTTATAATGCTTTCATTAAGGAGAACAGTGACCCAGGGACTCTCCTATGTACAGTATCTGCTAGCGACCTAGATGAGGGGGTTAATTCTGATCTGGTTTACTCCATAGTGGAGAGTCAGATTGACAGctcctctgtctcctcctttGTCTACATTCATTCTAATGATGGGAATATATACGCTCAGCGTTCCTTTGACTATGAGCAGATCCAGGTTTTACAAATCACCATAAAGGTGGTAGACTCAGGATCTCCACAGTTATCTTCCACTGTTCCCGTCTTTCTCTTCATTCTGGATACAAATGACAATCCCCCCACCCTGCTGTATCCAGAACACTCTGAAGACCTCATTGTCCAAGAGAGGATCCCAAAGTCTACAAGTGCCGGATATCTGGTGACAAAACTGTCCGCAGTGGATCTGGACTCTGGTCACAATGCCTGGCTGCTCTTTACTCTCATCCACCCCATCAATTACTCATCATTTCAGGTGTCTAAACACACCGGAGAGGTGAGAACTGTAAGAGGATTCCAGGAAGCCGAGAACATGGAGCAACAACTTGTCATTTCTATCAGTGATCAGGGGAGTCCTCCATTATCCACCACAGTGACGGTACTTGTCAGTATGGCAGATGAGGTTATAGTGGAAAGACCGAAATCTGGGGACTTCCTGACAAATTCCAAACCCCCATCAGATATGACTCTGTATTTAATCATCTCCCTGGTGGCCATCAGCTTAGTGTCACTTGTTACCTTCATGATATTATTGGTGAAGTGTCTGAGGAAGGACAGTTATGATTGGGGCAGTAGTTGCTGTTTACTTGGTGGATCCCAATCCAAACCCTACACAGATCAGTATCAGCCGGCTCTGTACCTGAACACAGACGGGACCTTAAAGTACATGGAGGTCAGGATGGTTCCTCCAGGGTCCCAGGGGCAGAGCTACCAAACTCATTTACCCCCGGTCCCGGAACAACAAGACTTCAGTATTGTGCAGCCTGTAAATTATCCTCAACTAAAGGATATATATCAAGAAGCCTCATCTGAGGGGGAATCACTGAATGATCCAAACAATGTAAGTGGTGATATTATAGTCTAA